In Synechococcus sp. MU1643, a single window of DNA contains:
- a CDS encoding NAD(P)-dependent oxidoreductase has translation MTRCDLSLGFVGLGALGVPMAINLHRAGFPLRVHTRSRTAETNPELEGAARCSSPADASTGVDVLLLCVSDDAAVENVLFGPDGAASQLSTGSVVLDCSTIAPATAQLCAERLAGQNVHYLDAPVTGGTEGSKRGSLTVLVGGASEPLERVRPILEVIGGSIHHFGGVGRGQQVKAVNQVLVAGSYAAVAEAVALGQRLELPMPQVINALKNGAAGSWALQHRSTAMIEGTYPLGFRLNLHRKDLGIALEAAKAVQLDLPVTTLVEQLELDLIQNGHGDEDVSALHRWNQTRQES, from the coding sequence ATGACCAGATGTGACCTGAGCCTGGGCTTCGTGGGGCTGGGGGCGCTGGGCGTGCCCATGGCAATCAACCTGCACCGCGCCGGCTTTCCACTACGGGTGCACACCCGCAGCCGCACAGCCGAAACAAACCCGGAGCTCGAGGGTGCAGCGCGATGTTCCAGCCCAGCCGATGCCAGCACCGGCGTTGATGTTCTTCTGCTGTGCGTCAGTGACGATGCAGCCGTTGAGAACGTGCTGTTCGGACCAGATGGCGCCGCATCACAACTGAGCACCGGCAGCGTGGTGCTGGATTGCTCCACCATTGCTCCCGCCACAGCCCAACTCTGTGCGGAGCGCCTGGCAGGCCAGAACGTCCACTACCTGGATGCCCCGGTCACCGGCGGCACGGAAGGCTCCAAACGCGGCAGTCTCACGGTGCTGGTGGGAGGAGCCAGCGAGCCGCTGGAAAGGGTTCGGCCCATCCTCGAGGTGATTGGAGGATCCATCCATCACTTCGGAGGAGTGGGGCGGGGGCAACAGGTGAAGGCGGTGAACCAGGTGCTGGTGGCAGGAAGCTATGCCGCCGTAGCGGAGGCGGTAGCCCTGGGTCAGCGCCTGGAACTACCAATGCCCCAGGTGATCAACGCCCTCAAAAACGGTGCCGCCGGCTCCTGGGCCCTCCAACATCGCAGCACCGCCATGATTGAAGGTACCTATCCCCTCGGCTTCCGGCTGAACCTGCATCGCAAGGATCTCGGCATTGCCCTGGAGGCGGCCAAGGCCGTTCAGCTGGATCTACCGGTAACGACGCTGGTGGAACAGCTGGAACTGGATCTGATCCAGAACGGCCATGGCGATGAGGATGTGTCAGCCCTGCACCGCTGGAACCAAACGAGACAGGAAAGCTAG
- the pgk gene encoding phosphoglycerate kinase: MAKRSLASLNAGDLSGKRVLVRVDFNVPLNDAGAITDDTRIRAALPTINDLIGKGAKVILSAHFGRPKGQVNDAMRLTPVAARLRELLGKPVAKTDSCIGPDAEAKVGAMANGDVVLLENVRFFAEEEKNEAGFAEKLAGLAEVYVNDAFGAAHRAHASTEGVTKFLKPSVAGFLMEKELQYLQGAVDEPKRPLAAIVGGSKVSSKIGVLDTLIDKCDKVLIGGGMIFTFYKARGLSVGKSLVEEDKLELAKELEAKAKAKGVELLLPTDVVLADNFAPDANSQAADINAIPDGWMGLDIGPDSIEVFQDALADCQTVIWNGPMGVFEFDKFAAGTNAIATTLADLSAKGCCTIIGGGDSVAAVEKAGLAEKMSHISTGGGASLELLEGKVLPGVAALDAA; encoded by the coding sequence ATGGCGAAGCGTTCCCTGGCCAGCCTCAACGCCGGCGACCTGAGCGGCAAACGCGTTCTCGTGCGGGTTGACTTCAATGTGCCCCTGAACGACGCCGGTGCCATCACCGACGACACCCGCATCCGTGCCGCCCTGCCCACGATCAACGATTTGATCGGCAAGGGTGCCAAGGTGATCCTTTCCGCTCACTTCGGCCGTCCCAAGGGCCAAGTGAATGACGCGATGCGCCTCACCCCCGTGGCCGCTCGCCTGCGCGAACTGCTTGGCAAGCCCGTGGCCAAGACCGACAGCTGCATCGGGCCCGACGCCGAAGCCAAGGTGGGCGCTATGGCCAACGGCGATGTGGTGCTGCTGGAGAACGTGCGCTTCTTCGCTGAAGAAGAGAAGAATGAAGCCGGTTTTGCTGAGAAACTCGCGGGCCTGGCTGAGGTGTACGTGAACGACGCCTTCGGCGCCGCCCACCGCGCCCACGCCTCCACCGAAGGCGTGACCAAGTTCCTCAAGCCCTCAGTGGCTGGCTTCCTGATGGAGAAGGAGCTTCAGTACCTGCAGGGTGCTGTGGATGAGCCCAAGCGTCCCCTGGCTGCCATCGTCGGCGGCTCCAAGGTGAGCTCCAAGATCGGCGTTCTCGACACCCTGATCGACAAGTGCGACAAGGTGCTGATCGGCGGCGGCATGATCTTCACCTTCTACAAGGCGCGCGGCCTCTCGGTGGGCAAGAGCCTTGTGGAAGAGGACAAGCTGGAACTGGCCAAGGAGCTCGAAGCCAAGGCCAAGGCCAAAGGCGTGGAGCTGCTGCTACCCACCGATGTGGTGCTGGCCGACAACTTCGCCCCCGATGCCAACAGCCAGGCCGCTGACATCAACGCCATCCCCGACGGCTGGATGGGCCTCGACATCGGCCCCGACTCGATCGAGGTGTTCCAGGACGCCCTGGCCGACTGTCAGACCGTGATCTGGAACGGCCCCATGGGCGTGTTCGAATTCGACAAGTTCGCTGCTGGCACCAACGCCATCGCCACCACACTGGCCGACCTGAGCGCTAAGGGCTGCTGCACGATCATCGGCGGCGGTGACTCCGTGGCAGCCGTCGAAAAGGCTGGCCTGGCCGAGAAGATGTCTCACATCTCCACCGGCGGTGGCGCCAGCCTCGAACTGCTGGAAGGCAAGGTGCTGCCAGGTGTAGCAGCCCTCGACGCCGCCTGA
- the ylqF gene encoding ribosome biogenesis GTPase YlqF, with amino-acid sequence MSTPTIQWYPGHIAKAEQQLKRHLDKVDLVIEVRDARIPLATGHPHLNRWLKGKQHLLVINRRDMVTAAAREAWEAWFKAQGQRTVWCDAKAGTGVKQVQQAAIRAGDQLNERRRNRGMRPRPVRALTLGFPNVGKSALINRLVRQKVVASARRAGVTRTLRWVRLGQDLDLLDAPGVLPPRLDDQQAALRLALCDDIGQAAYDGELVAQAFLQLLLGAAAQAAAGVTIPLLQERYGIPLSGETADPALWLEAAAARHTSGETARMAQRLLDDFRKSALGSIALELPA; translated from the coding sequence GTGAGCACTCCAACGATTCAGTGGTACCCCGGCCACATCGCCAAGGCGGAGCAGCAGCTCAAACGCCATCTCGACAAGGTGGATCTGGTGATCGAGGTGCGTGATGCCCGCATTCCCCTCGCCACAGGTCATCCCCATCTCAACCGCTGGTTGAAGGGCAAGCAGCATCTGTTGGTGATCAACCGGCGCGACATGGTCACCGCGGCCGCTAGGGAGGCCTGGGAGGCCTGGTTCAAGGCCCAAGGGCAGCGGACGGTTTGGTGTGATGCCAAGGCCGGGACTGGCGTAAAGCAGGTGCAGCAAGCCGCGATTCGCGCTGGGGATCAGCTCAACGAACGCCGCCGCAACCGGGGCATGCGGCCCCGGCCGGTGCGGGCTCTCACCCTGGGCTTCCCCAACGTCGGCAAGTCGGCCCTGATCAACCGCTTGGTGCGGCAGAAGGTGGTGGCAAGTGCTCGGCGGGCTGGGGTGACGCGCACCCTTCGCTGGGTGCGTCTGGGGCAAGACCTCGATCTTCTTGATGCGCCTGGGGTGCTGCCCCCTCGGCTCGATGACCAGCAGGCGGCCCTGCGGCTGGCTCTTTGCGACGACATCGGCCAGGCCGCCTATGACGGTGAGCTCGTGGCTCAGGCTTTCTTGCAGCTACTGCTTGGTGCGGCAGCGCAGGCTGCGGCTGGGGTGACGATTCCGCTGCTGCAGGAGCGTTATGGCATTCCCCTGAGCGGTGAAACGGCGGACCCCGCCCTTTGGCTGGAGGCTGCAGCGGCCCGCCACACCTCTGGAGAGACAGCGCGCATGGCCCAGCGGCTGCTGGATGATTTCCGTAAATCGGCCCTCGGCAGCATTGCTCTGGAGCTGCCGGCATGA
- a CDS encoding RluA family pseudouridine synthase: MSPQWKRPPLPEETFTDCFGEGEGELLTLTYPKTLPMRLDRWLVSQRTEQSRARIQKFIDAGYVRVNGKTGKAKTPLRQGDEVQLWMPPPEPLPYLKPEPMDLDVLFEDDHLIVLNKPAGLTVHPAPGNKDGTLVNGLLHHCPDLPGISGKLRPGIVHRLDKDTTGCIVIAKSQEALVRLQVQIQKRIASREYFAVVHGVPDGDSGTIVGAIGRHPADRKKYAVVSSENGRYACTHWTLVERLGDYSLLRFKLDTGRTHQIRVHCAHMNHPVVGDPTYSRCRKLPIELPGQALHAVQLGLDHPITRERMVFEAPLPPVMEKLLGVLRRRAA, encoded by the coding sequence ATGAGTCCGCAGTGGAAGCGTCCTCCGCTGCCGGAAGAGACCTTCACCGATTGCTTTGGGGAGGGTGAGGGAGAGCTGCTGACGCTGACCTATCCCAAGACGTTGCCAATGCGGCTGGATCGTTGGCTAGTGAGCCAGCGCACGGAGCAGAGTCGGGCCCGGATCCAAAAGTTTATCGACGCGGGCTATGTGCGCGTCAACGGCAAGACCGGCAAGGCCAAAACACCTCTGCGCCAGGGCGATGAGGTGCAGCTTTGGATGCCGCCGCCGGAACCGCTGCCATATCTCAAGCCGGAGCCGATGGATCTGGATGTGTTGTTTGAGGACGACCATCTGATCGTGCTCAACAAGCCGGCAGGGCTGACGGTGCATCCGGCGCCGGGCAACAAGGACGGCACCCTGGTGAACGGCCTGCTGCATCATTGCCCGGATTTGCCCGGCATCAGCGGCAAGTTGCGGCCGGGGATCGTGCACCGTCTCGATAAAGACACCACCGGCTGCATTGTGATCGCCAAGAGCCAGGAGGCCCTGGTGCGGCTGCAGGTTCAGATCCAGAAACGGATCGCCTCCCGCGAGTACTTCGCCGTCGTTCATGGCGTGCCCGACGGCGACTCCGGCACGATCGTTGGCGCCATTGGCCGTCATCCGGCGGATCGCAAGAAATACGCCGTGGTGAGCAGCGAAAACGGTCGTTATGCCTGCACCCACTGGACTCTGGTAGAGCGTCTCGGCGACTACTCCCTGTTGCGCTTCAAGCTCGACACTGGACGGACCCATCAGATCCGCGTCCACTGCGCCCACATGAACCACCCCGTGGTGGGGGATCCCACCTACAGCCGCTGCCGCAAATTGCCGATCGAGTTGCCCGGTCAGGCCCTGCATGCCGTGCAGTTGGGGCTGGACCATCCGATCACCCGCGAGCGGATGGTGTTCGAAGCTCCCCTGCCTCCGGTAATGGAGAAGTTGCTGGGGGTGTTGCGACGGCGCGCTGCTTAA
- a CDS encoding ABC transporter ATP-binding protein, whose translation MVFSAGPPVSPAALFMGRPVLELEQLRLRYPGSEHWTLDGLNLSLEPGETLALVGSSGCGKSTVARAVMQLLPQGTVCEGRLALTGQDPRQLRRPQLRQLRGEAVGLVFQDPMTRMNPLMSVGGHLIDTLRGHQPHASAVAHQERAHELLERVGIGANRFRAYPHELSGGMRQRLAIALAIALEPPLLIADEPTTSLDVAVAGQVMAELSGLCKELGSALLLISHDLAMAARWCDRMAMLDGGRKVEDGPSHQLLTRPQSSVGQRLVASAQAREGGHSPARPYSGSVLRVEEMRCWHAVGGAPWSPLWLKAVDGVSFELRAGESLGVVGASGCGKSTLCRALMGLNFIRGGRVDLLGQDLLSLRGDALRRARRALQMVFQDPLACLNPALQVADAIADPLLIHGLCSKAAAREEARHLLERVGLSPAEQFQNRLPKQLSGGQQQRVAIARALALKPKVLICDESVSMLDAEVQADVLALLRELQQELGLAIVFITHDLSVASGFCHRVLVLDQGKVVEEGPGDRIFSAPQAPISQTLVEACPRLPH comes from the coding sequence ATGGTATTCAGTGCAGGACCTCCTGTCTCTCCAGCCGCACTGTTCATGGGCCGGCCTGTTCTGGAACTCGAACAGCTGCGGTTGCGCTACCCCGGCAGTGAGCACTGGACGCTGGATGGGCTGAATTTGAGCCTCGAGCCGGGAGAAACACTGGCCTTAGTGGGGTCTTCAGGCTGCGGCAAAAGCACGGTGGCGCGGGCCGTGATGCAGCTGCTGCCGCAGGGAACGGTCTGTGAAGGACGGCTGGCCTTGACCGGCCAGGATCCACGCCAGCTCAGGCGACCGCAGTTGCGGCAGCTGCGGGGCGAGGCCGTGGGACTGGTGTTTCAGGACCCGATGACGCGGATGAATCCGCTGATGAGCGTGGGCGGCCATCTGATCGACACCCTCAGGGGCCACCAGCCTCATGCCAGCGCTGTAGCTCACCAGGAACGGGCCCACGAACTGCTGGAACGGGTGGGCATTGGCGCCAACCGCTTCCGCGCCTACCCCCATGAGCTCAGCGGTGGGATGAGGCAGCGCCTGGCCATTGCCTTGGCGATTGCCCTGGAACCACCGCTGCTGATCGCCGACGAACCCACCACCAGCCTGGATGTGGCGGTGGCCGGGCAGGTGATGGCCGAGCTGAGCGGTCTCTGCAAAGAACTGGGTAGTGCCCTGCTGCTGATCAGCCACGACCTGGCCATGGCCGCCCGCTGGTGCGACCGCATGGCGATGCTCGACGGCGGACGCAAGGTGGAGGACGGCCCCAGCCACCAACTGCTCACGCGGCCGCAGTCTTCCGTAGGGCAACGGCTGGTGGCCTCCGCCCAGGCCCGGGAAGGGGGACACTCACCGGCACGTCCCTACAGCGGCAGCGTGCTGCGGGTGGAGGAGATGCGCTGCTGGCACGCCGTGGGCGGCGCACCTTGGTCACCCCTCTGGCTGAAGGCGGTGGACGGGGTGAGTTTCGAACTCAGAGCTGGGGAAAGCCTTGGGGTGGTGGGAGCCTCAGGCTGCGGCAAGAGCACCCTCTGCCGTGCGCTGATGGGGCTCAATTTCATCCGCGGCGGTCGGGTCGACCTGCTCGGTCAGGACCTGCTGAGCCTGCGTGGAGATGCGCTGCGAAGAGCTCGCCGGGCCCTCCAAATGGTGTTTCAGGATCCGCTGGCCTGCCTCAATCCGGCCCTGCAAGTAGCCGATGCCATCGCCGATCCCTTGCTGATCCATGGCCTCTGCTCCAAAGCGGCAGCCCGGGAGGAAGCCAGGCACCTGCTGGAGCGGGTCGGCCTCAGCCCGGCCGAGCAGTTTCAAAACCGCCTGCCGAAGCAGCTCTCCGGCGGCCAGCAGCAGCGGGTGGCGATCGCCCGCGCCCTGGCCTTGAAGCCCAAGGTGCTGATCTGTGATGAGAGCGTCAGCATGCTTGATGCGGAAGTGCAAGCAGATGTGCTCGCACTGCTGCGAGAGCTGCAGCAAGAACTGGGCCTGGCGATCGTGTTCATCACCCACGACCTCTCAGTGGCCAGTGGTTTCTGCCACCGGGTATTGGTGCTGGACCAAGGGAAAGTGGTGGAAGAGGGTCCAGGCGACCGGATCTTCAGCGCGCCTCAGGCACCGATCAGCCAGACCCTCGTGGAGGCTTGTCCGAGGCTGCCGCATTAA
- a CDS encoding bifunctional (p)ppGpp synthetase/guanosine-3',5'-bis(diphosphate) 3'-pyrophosphohydrolase yields MLNAASTPKEPRTSTGSAKVACALPEVRRHPVRHPDDYGIALPEWLRECIANVPPGIGQSCPTDAEALLVSAFDFGFQLHEGQFRVSGDPYIVHPVAVADLLRDIGASAPVIAAGFLHDVVEDTDVTPDQIELHFGSEVRELVEGVTKLGGIHFNDRTEAQAENLRRMFLAMASDIRVVLVKLADRLHNMRTLGALKEEKRQRIARETREIYAPLANRLGIGRFKWELEDLAFKLLEPEAFREIQEEVATKRSEREERLGVTVGLLNERLERAGLDHCEVSGRPKHLFGIWSKMQRQQKEFHEIYDVAALRILTPNVESCYRALAVVHDTFRPIPGRFKDYIGLPKPNGYQSLHTAVIGRHRPIEVQIRTLEMHHVAEFGIAAHWKYKEGGSPASSSSDAERFNWLRQLVDWQQEGGNDDHNDYLSSIKEDLFDEEVFVFTPKGDLLGLRKGATAVDFAYRIHSEVGNHCHGARINDRLCPLATPLQNGDFVQVLTSKTAHPSLDWLNFVATPTARNRIRQWYKRSHRDETIERGKDLLERELGRDGFDALLNSEAMQRVAQRCNVPTTEDLLASLGFGDITLQQALNRLREEMRLLAEQQQAPPSNEDVAAALVPSRDVATDRSGGEGAILGLEGLDYRLGGCCSPLPGELIVGTVALGNHGITIHRQDCSNVETIPRERRLPVRWNTTHAEQEKQRFPVQLRIEVIDRVGILKDILLRLSDGAINVSDARVTTAAGKPARIDLRVELEGADQLSLTMDQIRSMADVIGIARAGTS; encoded by the coding sequence ATGCTCAACGCTGCCTCCACACCCAAAGAGCCTCGAACCAGCACGGGTTCGGCCAAGGTGGCCTGCGCGTTGCCCGAAGTAAGGCGCCATCCCGTCCGTCATCCGGACGATTACGGCATCGCTCTGCCTGAGTGGTTGAGGGAGTGCATCGCCAATGTTCCGCCTGGCATTGGCCAGAGCTGCCCCACTGATGCCGAGGCGCTGCTTGTGTCGGCCTTCGATTTCGGTTTTCAGCTCCATGAAGGCCAGTTCCGCGTCAGTGGAGACCCCTACATCGTTCATCCGGTGGCAGTGGCTGATCTGTTGCGGGACATCGGCGCTAGCGCCCCGGTGATCGCCGCGGGGTTCCTTCACGACGTGGTCGAAGACACCGACGTCACCCCCGATCAGATCGAGCTGCACTTCGGTTCCGAGGTGCGTGAACTGGTGGAGGGGGTCACCAAGCTCGGCGGCATCCACTTCAACGACCGCACGGAAGCTCAGGCGGAGAATCTGCGGCGAATGTTCCTGGCGATGGCCAGCGACATCCGTGTGGTTTTGGTGAAGCTGGCTGACCGCTTGCACAACATGCGCACCCTGGGTGCGTTGAAGGAAGAGAAGCGCCAGCGGATCGCCCGCGAAACCCGCGAGATCTATGCCCCCCTCGCCAACCGCCTCGGCATCGGCCGCTTCAAGTGGGAGCTGGAGGATCTGGCCTTCAAATTGCTGGAACCAGAGGCCTTCCGCGAGATTCAGGAGGAGGTGGCCACCAAGCGCAGTGAACGGGAGGAGCGGCTTGGCGTCACCGTGGGGCTGCTGAACGAGCGGCTGGAACGGGCTGGCTTAGACCACTGCGAGGTGAGTGGTCGCCCCAAACATCTGTTTGGCATCTGGAGCAAGATGCAGCGCCAGCAGAAGGAGTTCCACGAGATCTACGACGTGGCGGCGTTGCGGATCCTCACTCCCAATGTTGAGAGCTGCTATCGCGCGCTTGCGGTGGTTCACGACACCTTCCGCCCGATTCCCGGCAGGTTTAAGGACTACATCGGCTTGCCGAAACCCAACGGTTATCAATCCCTGCACACCGCTGTGATCGGTCGGCATCGCCCGATCGAAGTGCAGATCCGCACGCTTGAGATGCACCATGTGGCCGAATTCGGGATTGCGGCCCACTGGAAATACAAGGAAGGCGGCTCGCCGGCCAGCAGCAGCAGCGATGCGGAGCGGTTCAACTGGCTGCGTCAGCTGGTGGATTGGCAACAGGAAGGCGGCAACGACGATCACAACGACTACCTCTCCTCGATCAAAGAAGACCTGTTTGACGAGGAGGTGTTCGTCTTCACCCCGAAGGGCGATTTGCTCGGTTTGCGCAAGGGGGCAACCGCCGTTGATTTCGCTTATCGCATTCACTCCGAGGTGGGTAATCACTGCCATGGCGCTCGCATCAACGATCGGCTGTGTCCGTTGGCGACGCCGCTTCAGAACGGTGATTTCGTTCAGGTGCTCACCAGTAAGACGGCCCACCCCAGCCTGGATTGGCTGAACTTCGTCGCCACGCCGACGGCGCGCAACCGCATCCGCCAGTGGTACAAGCGCAGCCACCGGGACGAAACGATTGAACGGGGCAAGGATCTACTGGAACGGGAGCTGGGCCGTGATGGCTTTGATGCCCTGCTGAACAGTGAGGCGATGCAGCGGGTGGCGCAGCGCTGCAATGTGCCCACCACCGAAGACCTGCTGGCGTCACTGGGGTTTGGAGACATCACGCTCCAGCAGGCGCTCAACCGTCTGCGGGAGGAGATGCGTCTGCTGGCGGAACAGCAGCAGGCCCCACCCAGCAATGAAGACGTGGCCGCGGCGCTGGTGCCATCGCGGGATGTTGCGACGGATCGTTCCGGAGGTGAAGGGGCGATCCTTGGGTTGGAGGGCTTGGACTACCGCCTTGGTGGCTGCTGCAGTCCACTGCCGGGCGAGTTGATCGTTGGCACGGTGGCCCTCGGCAACCACGGCATCACCATTCACCGGCAAGACTGCTCCAACGTGGAGACGATCCCGCGAGAACGGCGCCTTCCCGTGCGCTGGAACACCACCCACGCCGAACAGGAGAAACAGCGCTTCCCGGTGCAGCTGCGGATCGAAGTGATCGATCGTGTTGGCATCCTCAAAGATATCCTTCTGCGTCTCTCTGATGGTGCCATCAACGTCAGTGATGCTCGGGTAACCACTGCCGCTGGCAAGCCTGCTCGCATTGATCTTCGGGTTGAACTGGAGGGAGCAGATCAGCTCAGCCTCACCATGGACCAGATCCGCTCGATGGCGGATGTGATCGGAATTGCCCGGGCGGGCACGAGCTAG
- a CDS encoding DUF2062 domain-containing protein: MRRLLRLSRIRMRRGGLWLWRQEGTPGQRARGLAAGVFCGCYPFFGLQIFLSVGVASVVRGNHLLAAAGTLVSNPITYLPLYWFNYLVGCQLLGPGQGGINLAELTRSSLWAQGWDFSQRILLGSTVVGMVLAIVSGWMAYRLFLRREAHEVVSRGS, translated from the coding sequence ATGCGCCGGTTGCTGCGCCTCAGTCGCATCCGGATGCGCCGCGGGGGCCTCTGGTTGTGGAGACAGGAAGGAACACCAGGCCAACGGGCCCGCGGCCTCGCCGCTGGCGTGTTCTGCGGCTGCTACCCCTTCTTCGGGCTGCAGATCTTCCTCAGCGTGGGTGTTGCCAGCGTGGTGCGTGGCAATCACCTGCTCGCCGCCGCAGGCACCTTGGTGAGCAATCCCATCACCTATCTGCCCCTTTACTGGTTCAACTACCTGGTGGGCTGTCAGCTACTTGGCCCCGGCCAAGGCGGGATCAACCTGGCGGAGCTCACTCGCAGCAGCCTGTGGGCCCAGGGATGGGACTTCAGCCAACGCATCCTGCTGGGCTCCACTGTTGTGGGGATGGTGCTGGCGATCGTCAGCGGCTGGATGGCCTACCGCCTGTTTTTGCGACGTGAAGCCCATGAAGTCGTGAGCAGAGGCAGCTAG
- the mnmE gene encoding tRNA uridine-5-carboxymethylaminomethyl(34) synthesis GTPase MnmE, translating to MTSTDTIAAVATAVAPGQGGIAVIRLSGPAAEVTGRSVVHCPGRQEWGTHRLVYGHVIDGEGRRLDEVLLLLMRGPRSFTGEDVVEIHCHGGVIAVQRVLEQVLRQPGVRRAQPGEFSQRAVLNGRLDLTRAEAVSELVAARSRRAAELAMAGLDGGIQAQITALRERLLDQLTELEARVDFEEDLPPLDGEALLQQLQAVRLELQQLVRDGERGDALRQGLRVALVGRPNVGKSSLLNRLSRRERAIVTDLPGTTRDLLESEIVLEGVPITLLDTAGIRNTDDAVEQLGIARSEEALATADVVLLVLDGHAGWTAEDAALLARIPEEIPRILVANKADLSAGAFPQPVDVQLSALEGTGEAALVQALLERCGAAGTDGMLVALNQRQRDLAARAAEALARSQEVAAQQLPWDFWTIDLREAIRALGEITGEELTEAVLDRVFSRFCIGK from the coding sequence GTGACCAGTACCGACACGATTGCGGCAGTGGCCACCGCCGTGGCCCCGGGTCAGGGCGGGATCGCCGTGATTCGCCTCTCCGGGCCGGCTGCGGAAGTGACGGGGCGCAGCGTTGTGCACTGCCCGGGCCGTCAGGAATGGGGAACGCACCGGCTGGTGTACGGCCACGTAATCGATGGCGAGGGCCGGCGTCTCGATGAGGTTCTGCTGCTGCTGATGCGCGGGCCCCGCAGCTTCACCGGTGAGGACGTGGTGGAGATCCACTGCCATGGCGGGGTGATCGCTGTGCAGCGTGTGCTCGAACAGGTGCTGCGGCAGCCGGGAGTGCGCCGGGCCCAGCCCGGAGAGTTCAGCCAGCGGGCCGTGCTCAACGGGCGGCTCGATCTCACCCGTGCGGAGGCGGTGAGTGAGCTGGTGGCGGCCCGCAGCCGCCGGGCGGCCGAGTTGGCGATGGCGGGCCTCGACGGCGGCATTCAGGCCCAGATCACGGCGCTGCGGGAACGACTGCTGGACCAGCTGACTGAGCTGGAGGCTCGGGTGGATTTCGAGGAGGACCTGCCCCCCCTCGATGGCGAGGCCCTACTGCAGCAGCTGCAAGCCGTGCGCCTGGAGCTTCAGCAGCTGGTGCGGGACGGCGAGCGCGGAGATGCCCTGCGCCAGGGCCTGCGTGTGGCGCTGGTGGGTCGCCCCAACGTTGGGAAAAGTTCCCTGCTCAATAGGCTCAGCCGCCGCGAGCGGGCGATCGTGACTGATCTGCCGGGCACCACCAGAGATCTTCTGGAGAGCGAGATCGTTCTGGAGGGGGTGCCGATCACCCTGCTCGACACTGCCGGCATCCGCAACACCGATGACGCTGTGGAGCAGCTGGGGATTGCCCGCAGCGAGGAAGCACTGGCCACGGCTGATGTGGTGCTGTTGGTGCTAGACGGCCATGCGGGCTGGACCGCTGAGGACGCGGCCTTGTTGGCGCGCATCCCCGAGGAGATCCCCCGCATTCTTGTGGCCAACAAGGCGGATCTCTCGGCTGGGGCCTTCCCCCAGCCGGTGGATGTGCAGTTGTCGGCGTTGGAGGGAACGGGGGAGGCAGCTTTGGTGCAGGCCCTGCTGGAGCGTTGCGGGGCTGCTGGAACCGACGGCATGTTGGTGGCCCTGAACCAACGCCAACGAGATCTGGCCGCCCGAGCGGCCGAGGCCCTCGCCCGCAGCCAGGAGGTGGCGGCTCAGCAGTTGCCTTGGGATTTTTGGACGATCGATCTGCGGGAGGCGATCCGCGCGTTGGGGGAGATCACAGGAGAAGAGCTCACCGAAGCGGTGCTAGATCGTGTATTTTCGCGCTTCTGCATCGGAAAATAG
- the nadC gene encoding carboxylating nicotinate-nucleotide diphosphorylase: MDWQSPALTAALEAWLAEDIGRGDLTAAALQGQQGQAHWVAKQPGRFCGGPLVKHLFQLLDPGVSIRLLRHDGDAVEAGDCLLELEGPTTALVAGERTALNLAMRLSGIATATAELVAQLQGTGVRLADTRKTTPGLRLVEKYAVRCGGGFNHRMGLDDAAMLKENHIAWAGGITAAIAAVRDQAPWPTAVIVEAETEAQATEAVQAGANGVLLDEFSPEQLTQLVPRLRNCSDRGVVLEASGIQPEQLQAYAATGIDLISTSAPVTRSRWLDLSMRFT; encoded by the coding sequence TTGGACTGGCAATCCCCTGCACTCACCGCTGCGTTAGAGGCCTGGCTGGCAGAAGACATCGGTCGTGGCGATCTGACGGCGGCTGCCTTGCAGGGCCAGCAGGGTCAGGCCCATTGGGTTGCCAAACAGCCTGGCCGCTTCTGCGGTGGCCCATTGGTGAAGCACTTGTTTCAGCTGCTGGATCCTGGGGTGAGCATTCGTTTGCTGCGGCATGACGGCGACGCCGTCGAGGCCGGGGACTGCCTGCTTGAACTGGAGGGTCCGACCACGGCCCTGGTAGCGGGAGAACGCACCGCCTTGAACCTGGCCATGCGCCTCTCGGGCATTGCCACCGCCACCGCTGAGTTGGTGGCTCAGCTGCAGGGCACGGGTGTGCGTCTGGCCGATACCCGCAAGACCACGCCTGGGCTGCGTCTTGTTGAGAAATACGCAGTCCGCTGCGGCGGCGGCTTTAACCACCGCATGGGGCTGGATGACGCGGCCATGCTTAAGGAGAACCACATCGCCTGGGCTGGGGGCATCACGGCGGCCATCGCGGCTGTGCGCGATCAGGCTCCCTGGCCAACGGCCGTGATTGTGGAAGCGGAGACGGAGGCCCAGGCCACCGAAGCGGTGCAGGCGGGCGCCAACGGAGTACTCCTTGATGAGTTCAGCCCCGAGCAGCTCACGCAGCTGGTGCCGCGTCTACGGAATTGCAGCGATCGTGGGGTGGTGTTGGAGGCCTCCGGCATTCAGCCCGAGCAGTTGCAGGCCTACGCCGCCACGGGCATCGATCTGATCTCCACCAGTGCGCCGGTCACCCGCAGCCGCTGGTTGGACCTGAGCATGCGTTTCACCTGA